In a genomic window of bacterium:
- a CDS encoding transposase: MNSHLHFHVLVTEGVFSARGEDEVEFHPAVDLTADDIAAVQRKVRHRGLRWLHRHGHLDDLARHQLDNADHAGGWSVDGSVTLPASDRQGLERLVRYCARPPLSAERLGRLNDQTLVYSLRKPTIDGRTELYLTPLELLDRLSALVTPPRVHKHRYCGVLAPNARLRQAVTATAGPAAATLQLLSEAQQEMGLGEATPDPTSAANPLRRAAARCWALLLARIYECLPLRCPRCSQPMRLIAFIIEPPVIERILTHIGQPTTPPPVLPARSPPQGEMGFGGGGGPGADPFDQDPAPDAWPGMDQTAGASRPDWE, encoded by the coding sequence TTGAACAGCCACCTGCACTTCCATGTGCTGGTGACCGAGGGTGTGTTCAGCGCCCGGGGCGAGGATGAGGTCGAGTTCCATCCTGCGGTCGACCTCACGGCGGATGACATTGCTGCCGTCCAGAGGAAGGTGCGCCACCGCGGACTGCGCTGGCTTCACCGCCACGGCCACCTCGACGACCTGGCGCGCCACCAGTTGGACAACGCGGACCACGCCGGCGGCTGGTCGGTGGACGGCTCGGTCACGTTGCCGGCCTCGGACCGGCAGGGGCTCGAGCGACTGGTCCGATACTGCGCCCGCCCGCCGCTGAGCGCAGAACGCCTGGGCCGACTGAACGACCAGACGCTTGTCTACAGCCTCAGAAAGCCGACGATCGACGGCCGCACCGAGCTGTACCTGACTCCGCTCGAACTCCTGGACCGCCTGTCCGCGTTGGTGACCCCGCCACGGGTGCACAAGCATCGCTACTGCGGCGTGCTGGCACCGAACGCGCGCCTGCGGCAGGCGGTGACCGCAACGGCGGGACCGGCCGCAGCGACGCTGCAACTGCTCAGCGAAGCGCAGCAGGAGATGGGACTGGGGGAGGCGACCCCGGATCCGACCTCAGCGGCCAACCCGCTGCGCCGCGCCGCCGCCCGCTGCTGGGCCCTGCTGCTGGCCCGCATCTACGAATGCCTGCCCCTGCGCTGCCCACGCTGCAGCCAGCCCATGCGCCTGATCGCATTTATCATCGAGCCGCCGGTGATCGAGCGCATCCTGACCCACATCGGCCAGCCGACCACACCGCCGCCGGTGCTGCCGGCCCGGTCGCCGCCCCAGGGGGAAATGGGGTTCGGGGGCGGGGGAGGGCCGGGGGCGGACCCGTTCGACCAGGACCCGGCACCGGACGCCTGGCCCGGGATGGACCAGACGGCAGGCGCCAGTCGCCCGGACTGGGAGTGA
- a CDS encoding DUF1857 family protein — MALVGYRTRVDAPVDVLWKDLLEKVETPEKFIAKVTRSEILRRLGPNTVDRLMYMDDSTGEKPTREIITFDINTRSIVFKLIDNPLWSGFVTNTIMDDRDGLELDITMHWRIKEEGHPAENAPWADIVKDAVMRTKELAEANAAR; from the coding sequence ATGGCACTTGTGGGCTACCGTACACGCGTGGATGCGCCGGTCGACGTCCTTTGGAAGGATCTGTTGGAAAAGGTCGAGACACCCGAGAAGTTCATTGCCAAGGTGACGCGCTCGGAGATTCTTCGACGGCTGGGGCCCAATACGGTCGACCGACTGATGTACATGGATGACAGTACCGGCGAGAAACCGACGCGTGAGATCATCACCTTCGATATCAACACCCGCAGCATCGTGTTCAAGTTGATCGACAATCCCCTGTGGAGCGGGTTCGTCACGAACACCATCATGGACGATCGCGACGGCCTGGAACTCGACATCACCATGCACTGGAGAATCAAGGAAGAAGGCCATCCGGCCGAGAACGCGCCCTGGGCGGATATCGTCAAGGATGCGGTCATGCGAACCAAGGAACTCGCGGAGGCGAACGCGGCCCGGTGA